The Vigna angularis cultivar LongXiaoDou No.4 chromosome 6, ASM1680809v1, whole genome shotgun sequence genome contains the following window.
TAGtcgatttatttttttaaaagtttctttttaagaatttgaTTGACTCcgttgttttatatatttatatatatatatatatatatatatatatatatatatatatatatatatatattactaataTTTTCTCTAACAATACAGTTTTAGTCATTTGTAAGATTATAGTTCACAATATTCATGATTTATTGGAATCAATTTTCTGATGtgaatttttgttaatttaagataatagaattttttctttaacttaaaattaacttaggtgtttttgtttttggagaATTTGGATACAAGGACTTTACGAGTTAGTGTGATGGTCAATATATTCAATTATACAGAAGTGTGAAAATGGGTTCAAAGTGTATGTTAACTCGGATCACTAATCGGTTgggatagaaaaaaattaattttttcaaatattggtTAAATTTAACCAGACTCACTTGATAACAAATAAATACGAGGGAGTTTGACACGAAACTTATCAACATcagttatttactttttaatcattttttatcaatattttataattaattgtttctAATTATTGAGGTGaagaatttgatatttttaaatacattattgTTTACCAATGTTTGAATAATTGGATgcttaatttatttgtttatcctACAATATCTACATTTTTTTACTACtatatttatactaatatttgGTAAAATAAGTGACCTCTTTGATTGTACATTTATAAATAGATGAGTGGAGTCAATCACTTTGATTGTGTTGTagtacatatataaaataaattggtaAAGCAAAATTTTCTTAAGTTAGTTCCACCAACTTGTGGTGAGTCAAATATTTGGCTCACTAAAAAAAGTTAGCTGGGTTAAATTGACTCTTTTCTTGCTTTACCCATAATGAGTCAACATGTGCGTGTCGAGTTAGATAAAAATTGCAATCAATTGGGTAATCATATATCTTTTTGTTGTCCCAGTTTTAGTGTATTTCTTTCTCTGAGGGAAGAGTTGAGTTAGGAGGCAATATGATACGATAGTGTATCTTCATTTTGCATTTACAATATTACATTTTCATTATAATCATTATCATTTGTTACCATCCTTATTATTATCCTTTTGTTGACAACCATTAGGGTTACGGTTGTAGTCACCTTCATTATCATTGTAGCAACTACCACTATACCATAACAAAATTGTAATAGTTGTTATACCATAACAACTATTGTTTCTGCCATTACATTCCATGcttgttttttattgttgatgCCAAAACATTTGACACTACTTTTATCATTGGCATTACTATTTTTggtgattattattatttttattatcatcatcattatgATTATACCTTTCCTATACTTGAAATGATTAATATGAAAGATAgaaaattctttttcaattgtttaatttgaaattgTACATCAACCTCAATATATAGAAAACTCTAACCctaaattaataaatacaaaagaGACTTCTAGAATCTTCTAACAAATTCTTGTAATGCATTTATTATTCTACTCGTTAAGAAGTAGATATTAAGCTTTAACTCAATCTCATAAAAttggtttgtaaggtgaggGTTGTATCCACTTATATTTTCTACACTGACCTTATCTCTATTTGATGtaagacttccaacacaccccttcacgtcgaggtatatacatctcaagTATGAGACTAAATATTAATGGGTGGTCTAATAGCGGTGCAATAGCAGctggaacaatatgcccaacagATAATATATCTCGTTAGGATAAGCTCTTAATCATCATtttgatatcatgttaaaaggtggactttaagcctaactcaacacCACAAAACCTTTTAGAAGTAAGAGATGAAGAGGATCATGAGAACCTAAAATAGAATGAGGTATTTTATTATCTATAATCGAGGAGGGCATGTGATTGATGAGATAACTTACAGTAAGAGTAACATTACTCCAAAACTATTAAGGAACCTTGCCATGTTAAAAGGGTATAAGTTGTTTCAATAGGATGTTATTTTTGCACCCCACCACTCCATTCTGTTGAGGTGTATAAGTACAAGATGTTTGATGGAGAATACCATAAGAAactataaattgtttaaaagaatGGAAATGATATTCACGACCATTACAAAGTTCGAATAGAAACACCAAATTgggttttaatttcattaaaaaaagattgaaatatataaaataattcatagtgatttttcattaaaaacaaccaagtacacctggaataatcatcaataaaagtaacaaaatattgaaaacctaaattagacttaacacgactaggtcccaaTATGACAGAGTGAACTAAGACAAATGAGGATGAAACATATTGTGGGACACTATGTGGAAAGGAATTACAACTATACTTGCCTAATTAACATGACTCACACTCCAAGTTGGATAACTTAGTTAAGTTAGGAACAATATGTTGCAATTTAGTAAGATTGGaatgacctaactgagcatgaaaatgatgaagatgataaaGGTTAGAGACTCACATTCGGTGCTAATCACCTTTTTGAAACTCTGATCTTGTAAACAAACAGAGtttttggtaaaagaaataacacaatCAAGAGTATGAGTTAGACGACTAATggataataagttaaaaggagATCCAGGGTCAAAAAGAACATTATCAAATAGATAAAATaggaaatttttttaacattccCAATACACAAGCTAAAACCCTAGATCCATAACCATTGTAAGAGAAGGTAAATTATCCAAAGtggataaagagaaaaaaaaaaagatatgttACCAAAATGTGATATGTGGCTCCTAAGTCCAGAACCCAAGGACCAAGAGAAGAATATTGAGTCAGACCACAAAAGATTTACTTGTGCAAGCTACAGAGGCATTAGAACTAAAAGGTTGTTGATCCTCGTACCATTTGAGAAAATGGACGTTAAGCCTAATTAAACCctacaaaaccagcttgtaaggtgaggtttgcatctacttgtatactctaaattgaccttatctctagtcgatgtcaGACTTCCAACACTACTAATAACAATTCCCCTTAAGCTAGTGATTGTGTTAGGATGTGGAGAGTCTATGAGAGGAGGAAGGGGAAGCAGAATACTTAAACACTTAACTACTTAACTGCTAATTAGTTAAGAACATCTAACTACTTAACTGCTAGCCAGTTAAGTGAGGGGGCGGGAAAAGGGACTATATATTAGGACCCTTAGTCGTTTGTATGTGTAGACCGGTCTTGGCACTAggtgaaggaggttaagctcctaaGATACAATGTAATCTTGATTCTTTGTTGTGAATACCAATCAtactcttctttcttttccaattCTTGACTGTGGCGTTTGAGTAGAGATAGAGCTGGTTAGGAATTTCTTTCAGAATCCCTAACAGATTGGATATCTattgaaaaagagaatgaatttattattttctttcatatcAATTACATTCTCCTTATCTCTATTTGTAGCAATTTAATCTTCTAAGAAAAGggaaataaggaaacaatattgaaaaataatctagaagatcctacaaatattttttctaattaggaagactctatagatattttttctaattaagaagattctataaatattttctctagTTACATCACTCCCCCTtaagttggtaaatgaatatcactCATTCTCAACTTgcctacaagatcttgaaaGTTACCAGGAGGGAGCCCTTCTGTAAAAATATATGCTATCTAAAGTTTTGTAGcaacatgagttgtaatcacaaGGCCTTTTTGtagattatctttgatgaaatgtctgtcaatctcaatgtgtttcATCCTGTCATGTTGTAATGAATTATGGGCAATTCTCATGGCAGACTTATTCTCATAGTGTAGTTGCACAAGGTTGTCCACCTTAACTTTAAGgtcatccaaaatgattttcatccggagtccttcacacattccttgagcaagaGCTCGAAGTTCAGCTTCTTCACTAGAACAAGATactctatcttgctttttgctCCTCCACGTTATCCGACTATCTCCAACAAACACACAATACTGAGAAGTAGATTTTCTTTTAGTAATGGAACCTACATAGTTAGcatgaatatatattttcatagtCAATGTACTGAAAAATAATCTGGAAATCCtacaaatattttctctaattaggaagattctatagatattttctctaattaagaagattcaatacatattttctctaattacaacatcTATCATTCTCAACTTGCATATGAGATCATGAAATCGTTTAGTGAGAAGAACATTTTGTAAACAGATATGCTAACTGAGGCCCATATGGGTTGTAAGAAATAGTGATAAGGTCACTATCTAGTTTCTCTTTAATAAAGGGTCAATCTATCTTTGTGGCTTTGGTCCTATCATGCTGAATTGGATTGTGAACAATGTTAATAGTTGACTTATTATCACAATAAAGTATCATAAGTTCTTCACAGGCCGCATTAAGATCTTTTAGAATAATTCTTAGCCATAACAATTCACACATCCCTTGTGATATAACTTGGAATTCATCCTTTGCACTAGACCTTGCAataacattttgtttcttacttctCCAAGTCACCAAATTTCCATCCAAGAACATGCAATATCCTTAGGTGGATTTGTTATCTATGATAGAACTTGCATAATTTGCATAAGTATACacttctatttttaatttttcatttctcttgaACAATAATCTCCTTGGACTTGTCTTCAAATATTGAAGGATTTTGTTTATAGCTTGTAAATGTCTGTTCAAAGTTTGTTCCAATATGTTCAAATTCAGAAGTCTACATCGTTTAAAAGTTGAGATAACTTAATGAAGTGTCTCTTAATACAAAATCAGCTCAAAGGTCACTAACACCTAAATAGACAATAGACATTATCTCATCTGCAATGGCTCCAACGGTACCAAAATTGAAGATAGGAACAAACATCGTGTTATTTCAATATTACAAATTTCGGcctttcaatttaatttatccaAATCCAATCTTATAAGATGAACTTAACGCTTGcctattgttataatttttctctattttagtCGATGCTAAATCTCTAATGTACCACTCTCATGATCAAAACATCATGTGAGAGAATAGAGTTGTGTCTGAAAATGAGTGATATGATAGACTCAAAGAAACCTTGTTAAGATAGATGCTAATAAACTCTTATATGTgagtttttatttgttgttttcactttataatgtttttgttttcactttatgttttttgtgataaaatattgatgtgtagttaattttttattgattttcttcTGCAGGAGATCTTTGTGTTAAACCTCCGTCAAATCAGGATCAGGATGTGCAAAGTAAAAATCCTGTGCCAGACTGCATCAATAATACCCGTGCTTATAATGGAAATATTACAATCGCTAGTTCTTCACATCTTGAAGAAGTTAAATTATCTTTGAATTGTGAGTCAGCCTTGGCAGGACTAAACTTCCGTATTCCTGATTTGGCTATTGTAATGAAGTTCATGGACAGGAAGTACCTTAGCTCAAGCAAAACTGCTGACCCTCAATTTTCTACGGCAAAGTTATTGGATGATCTTTGTAGCATTTTTCTTAAGCTGGGGCTTCGAAAGGGATCAAATTCCAACCTAGCCAATTCAGATACACAATACGCTAGTCTAGAAGAAAGGAAACCCTTCAATTTTATCAGTGACATGACAAAAGGTTCAGAAAAGGTGAAAATATCGTTAATAGATGAATTTGGCGGTGAAGTCTTGccaaaatttaattacataccatgcaatataatatatcaaaatgctactgtaactATTTCTTTGGCCCGGATTTCGGATGAGGGTTGCTGTTCTGATTGTTCAGGGGACTGTCTTTCTTCATCATTACCATGTGCGTGTGCTCGGGAAACTGGTGGAGAGTTTGCTTACACTCCTCAAGGTTTGTTGAAAGAAGAATTTCTAACTGCTTGCGCGACTATGAAGACTGATCCTAAAGATCATCATTTTGTGTACTGTCAAGAGTGCCCTTTGGAGAAGTCAAAGAATGAGTACATGCCTGAACGATGCAAGGGACATATGGTAAGGAAATTTATAAAGGAATGTTGGAGGAAATGCGGATGTGACATGCTTTGTATGAATCGGATAGTGCAACGAGGTATTGCATGCAAATTGCAGGTATGAAATTCTATAAATACTCATACAATAACTTATACCAATTGATAAAAATCATGAGAAAAGCCTCTAAAGTGACACTTGTTCTTTGCAATTGGCTCATTGCATCATTAGCAGTGCTACAATCgttgtatttgattttgttgaatatatTCTCAGCTTTTCTTCTTCAGGTGTTCTTAACTCGAGAAGGTAAAGGATGGGGCCTTAGAACGTTAGAAGATTTGCCAAAAGGAACTTTTGTATGTGAATATATTGGAGAGATATTAACCAATATGGAGTTATACGATAGGATAATGCACGAGAGTGGGAATGACAGACATACATATCCAGTAACTCTTGATGCGGACTGGGGCTCAGAAAAGGGGTTAAAGGATGAGGAGGCACTATGTTTAGATGCAACATATAATGGAAACGTAGGAAGGTTCATCAATCATAGGTAACCATGTAGAATGAAACCTTTCTGAAATTCAACATTTTCCATTAAATACTATAATTTCGTTATAatgctctttttttttatcctggTAAGTGATATTCAAACACCAATAGTTATATATACGgtgattttgttgattttggtaCCAACTTCTTTTGCCCACTTCTTGCTTTCGtctaaaatgtttatttaatgATGTTATTAGTTTGACTGTTCtttggttgaaaattttgaattactaTCTTTAACAAAAAAGtttctttttattgaaaattgaaTCTCATACCATCCATACAAATGAGTTACTGATCATTTAAAGTGTTTTATTCTCCTCTGTTTCcgattttttcttttcttttcatttaggTTACTGATGAAACTAGACGTCAGAACCATTACTAATGTTTGTGTAATCGCAGATGCTATGATGCAAATCTCATAGACATTCCCGTTGAAATAGAGAGTCCAGATCACCATTATTATCATGTAATGATTGGTTAAGTTTATATTCACATAGTTCTCTTttacattttcttaattttgagtAACACAATaaagtttctattttttttctttctgtgcAGCTTGCCTTCTTTACCAATAGAAATGTGAGTGCGTATGAGGAATTGACTTGGGTAAGTTGGTTGGACCGATTATAAACGTGCATTTTTATTCGTgcagttttttttctttttttgtaaattcacaatatgaaagttaaaaaaatgtaataaaaatattttatctatatataaagGATTAGAAGagattgaaattaattaaaaaaatgtaattaaatactttcaaaatatattttgccGTAtctaaaatctaatctaaattGATTTGTAAACATTCTTTCCTATCTTTCATTTGATAATATCCTTATGCTTTGATATACAAATTAAACAATGATTGTTATGTTGTGTTTTTAGTTAGCGGTGGGAAGGCATAGACGCTACTGTCACAATCAATCCTCATTcgtaattaatattatatgcaGGATTATGGTATTGATTTTGATGATAAAGATCATCCTATTAAAGCATTTCGGTGTTCTTGTGGAAGCGCCTTCTGCCATgataagaaacaaaaaggtTAGTTCCATTAATCAACTGTTTTCCTTAGTTGCGGAATTCCTCACCCCTAGATGCAAGTGTTAATTTCTGTATTTATAAATGGCTGTGTATATTATTTGTAGTAAAATCTCTGTACATTGTTTATTACACTTGAACAAAAtcaaagagaaaatatattttagatagcTTTCACAAGTATCTCTTAAGTTATGGGATTTATATTGAAACACTAGATTAATGACAGTACAAAGTCTATTATTATGAGTCTTTTATTACATCTATAAGTTGATCATTGCATCCACCAAAGTACAAATTTTTTTGGAACaacttttctcaaataaaatgtCAATCGATTTTTATGTAATTGGTTCCGTCATAGAATATAAGATTGGTAGCAATATGAAATGTTGGTTGATCATCACGAATACTTCTTCGTTGATTAATCTCACAATTTTAGTTATTGGTGGAATTTTTTTATGCACAAGTTCACAAGTGCGAATTTATTTTCCTATATTTAACTTCAACAGTTGATCGTACAACTacattttgattcttatttttcttgGAAATATTTCTTCCAAGGAACACACAATATCACGTAGTAGAGTATCTCCTCTTAGGAGATCCAAACCAATCACTATCACAATACCTAGATATTTGGATATTCCctttatattcatattataaGGAATATAAAGTCAAGTCTAGCAATGATaagataaaaatgtttttttaacaagtcTTCTATATCTTTTAGGGCCAAAGAAAGGCGCACCTTGTTTTGTCATAAGTTTTTGATTGGGTTCATTCAATTATGTAACAGTTTATAACGAATTACACATGTCTCTTTAGTATATCtataacatatttcatttaAGAAATTGCAATAACTTCATTTGATTGGGATACTCTAATGCTAAAAAAATGAGGAATCCAAGATCCTTGAAAATGATTGCACAAGTGCCTTAAGCTAAGAGATTCTAGCAACACAATTCTACCACCATAAGAACCTAATGATCTGCTTTATTGTGTCCAAAGAGTACTTTTAATATCCAATCGTAAAGGACCAATGATGACTAGTTATCACGGGAAATAAAAGGCAAACAATCATCATGATGGTTACTACAGAGAAAGTATCCATATAACGTATGTTATAGATAATTTTCTCTTGGATATCTAGGACAATGGTAAAAGCTTGACCAATTCCTTGAGAAACAACCTTAAATACGaaattttaggaaaataatGGTAAGAGAAATAAGACGAATGACTATAAATGTGATCAGTAGCACAACACCTGAATCAATTATATGAGAACCTTGACTTTCAACATATTGTTACATGCAAATTGTTGACAAAAGGGAATTTGCATATGATTGTGCTAGGGAGTTGGAGTTCATCTTCCAATATTCTTTATTAGAAAGagtaatgtaatatttatgtaCATTGAGGACGGTTTTTACTACTATGTCTTCTTTCACttgttttaaaacattttatggtAAGAACATTTTGACTTTTTAAGCTATGATTGCTAGTGTGATCAAAATTTGGATTAATTGCACGAAGAAACATGATCGTAGGGTATCTTCTTAGCATAAAAGATATTATATCACGATCAATTTGTTTAAGAGAATGTCATTTGCAAAATTACTACCAGACTTCTTTCTAAAAGATTGTACATGTTTTGTGAGTTTAAAGGATCAATCGTATTGGGCTGTATTTCACATATTAAttgcaatataataaatattgaaagtTCATCTTTTGTCTTTGGGTAGTATCTTCTAGTGATATCTCTCTAACATCTCTTCCCAAGTGAACATGAAAGTCTTGGTCAGAATCCAAAGTTCAACTCTTTCTATATGACGTTATGATTGGATAACCTAAAAAATAGTGTGTTGATCCAAAAGTCGTTTGGTACCTGAAAAGAGGAGTAAAACAATAACTTTACAAAGAGTAGATGGTAGTCAAACAATTGACCGCAAGGAAAGGACAAGTAAGGTCTACGAAACCATACCCGGGAAGAGTGTGTGGGCAACACATATCAACATAAGAATAATAGGAGAGAAAAACAATTTAGAAAGTGATGAGTCTTATGAGGGGGATTTAACCATGTATATTCAACAACAACGAGACTTGAGTCAAATTCATATAAAGGACAATGAATTTGTAGGTCCTTTTTTATATGGTGTCTAACTTTTTCATCTCTAATTAATGTTACTTAATGTGAGATCTAAACTCACTTAAATTCTTAATAATCTCTTTCTCAATAGTGATTCCTTTCATATTGCTAGATCCACTAGAATGGAAACATTTCAAACCACATGTACTCTTTAATGGGACATGCTTGCTTGAATCTTTTGCCAAAAAGATTTTTTATGGATGTACTATACTTTTTTTAGCCTATCATCAAAGCAAACCATTAATAGATTTTTCGAAAAGATACAATGGGGATATTCATCAATGTGAACTAACCCAAAACATCTCTTTTAACGCAAAACTTTTTCATGATGATATTTAACCTTTTCATGATGGATTTTTTGAAAGAGACGTCGGGGTTATTCAACACCGTGAACCAATGCATATAGTAGGATGTCATCTTTATTCCACACATCCTActttatttcttctttatatgatattcaattttctcatttttatttgtaCTTAATGTGGAACTTAACACTTTTAAGACTTTAGGTGTGTACATATAGTTACAACTAAAAAGAGTATTTGAAGGATTATGTTCTTATAAATAATCTTTGTATTGATCAACTTTTATTagggaaaggaaaaaaaaaaaaatcaggtTCTTGACATATTCTCTTCATTGACTCCTTCTGCGAAGCAATCCATGATGAACTTGGTGCCGTGGATCAACATGTGTGAGGTGGCTAGATGCACAAATGAGAAtagttttcacttttatttgttCGTTTTGTATGCAAATCTGATTTTGAATTCTGTTGTTAATTGTTTTGTAACAGCTCGCCCTCGTAGGGAAATCTAAGAAGTTggatatgaatttttttaagaattagaTTGATAGTTTAAAAGACTTTTCGAAAATGTCATGCactgtttttagttttaagatttgtagtttgaaatataataaattcatttagtacaaatttaaaatatttaaaaaattataaatttagtagATAGAAAGTAGTCTAAGTTTTTAAAGGAAAAGTAGAAACGATACTattgttttaaactttttaGTAGTTAATTATTTCTAATTGAATGTTCTCTTGTATTAGTTATTTGTGCcctaatattttgttatatatgaATCTCTTGACCTCCaaccaatatttttataactgcTGGAAGGTTCAATTAaggatataaatttttttatcttatctcCATCTCTACATGTTATCTCTATCTGTATGTTATCTCTGTCTGCTAAAGAAAACATAACATTATcaatggttaaatatgtttttatttctcaacttcaattaaaaatagttaatttttaaaattgacctaatttagttttttaattttaaaaatgtgtgaatttatttcttttagctaaattttgttaggtttatttgactTCATGATAACATTTAATTTGCTTTAatgtttattgaaaaatatgtttgaagCATCAtataaatttcacaaaatttgattaaaaagactaaatcTAAATAGTGCTATACTTtaggactaaaaacataattgatcatattattaaatatttaatattaataatatgacatttttattcttctaatgtcaaatatttaacataaaattttaattgtataaattccaaattagaataacaaaaaaatagtgttgtcaaaatgagttTGAACTCGTGAGTCAATCTTGTCTACCACGGGTTTGTGTTGAGTTGGACtgaaaaaaattttgaaatttcgaTATGGACTAATTTTGAACTAGGCTCTGACTAAGAACCTGGATGAACTCGTGGTGAGTTGGGTTAATTCACTAATctacctaatttttttaataagtactTTTTGTTAGgttagtaattttataatatattaaaatggaGACTCGagtgatattatttttgtatagaATAATTATACAACATGAAAAATCTACAAATCTATACTTAGTAACtcaatttttattagaaacaaatttgaattgcaagttaataaaaattttgttgagGAGGTTGTGATATCTTTGTGTGAATGAAATCTTATGTTTGATTCATCATAAATCTAATTTAAGACCTTTAacctttatttagatttgaat
Protein-coding sequences here:
- the LOC108346078 gene encoding probable inactive histone-lysine N-methyltransferase SUVR2 isoform X1 — translated: MAPNAGAERAFSFMMALGISKEEVKPVLIKLLRVYEGNWELIEDDNYRTLVDAYFDFEKEKVVEGERKPNASGHGQKSTGKPFLVDGDDRALSKIFEQKNVKPSRTFTEDDRPQTSSQALHSTMSEAKKISNLPRGSAKDRPEKASSARHRGQIEMNPVKTRAKKPKLLTSTNHNGDLCVKPPSNQDQDVQSKNPVPDCINNTRAYNGNITIASSSHLEEVKLSLNCESALAGLNFRIPDLAIVMKFMDRKYLSSSKTADPQFSTAKLLDDLCSIFLKLGLRKGSNSNLANSDTQYASLEERKPFNFISDMTKGSEKVKISLIDEFGGEVLPKFNYIPCNIIYQNATVTISLARISDEGCCSDCSGDCLSSSLPCACARETGGEFAYTPQGLLKEEFLTACATMKTDPKDHHFVYCQECPLEKSKNEYMPERCKGHMVRKFIKECWRKCGCDMLCMNRIVQRGIACKLQVFLTREGKGWGLRTLEDLPKGTFVCEYIGEILTNMELYDRIMHESGNDRHTYPVTLDADWGSEKGLKDEEALCLDATYNGNVGRFINHRCYDANLIDIPVEIESPDHHYYHLAFFTNRNVSAYEELTWLAVGRHRRYCHNQSSFVINIICRIMVLILMIKIILLKHFGVLVEAPSAMIRNKKGKEKKKNQVLDIFSSLTPSAKQSMMNLVPWINMCEVARCTNENSFHFYLFVLYANLILNSVVNCFVTARPRREI
- the LOC108346078 gene encoding histone-lysine N-methyltransferase SUVR4 isoform X2, giving the protein MAPNAGAERAFSFMMALGISKEEVKPVLIKLLRVYEGNWELIEDDNYRTLVDAYFDFEKEKVVEGERKPNASGHGQKSTGKPFLVDGDDRALSKIFEQKNVKPSRTFTEDDRPQTSSQALHSTMSEAKKISNLPRGSAKDRPEKASSARHRGQIEMNPVKTRAKKPKLLTSTNHNGDLCVKPPSNQDQDVQSKNPVPDCINNTRAYNGNITIASSSHLEEVKLSLNCESALAGLNFRIPDLAIVMKFMDRKYLSSSKTADPQFSTAKLLDDLCSIFLKLGLRKGSNSNLANSDTQYASLEERKPFNFISDMTKGSEKVKISLIDEFGGEVLPKFNYIPCNIIYQNATVTISLARISDEGCCSDCSGDCLSSSLPCACARETGGEFAYTPQGLLKEEFLTACATMKTDPKDHHFVYCQECPLEKSKNEYMPERCKGHMVRKFIKECWRKCGCDMLCMNRIVQRGIACKLQVFLTREGKGWGLRTLEDLPKGTFVCEYIGEILTNMELYDRIMHESGNDRHTYPVTLDADWGSEKGLKDEEALCLDATYNGNVGRFINHRCYDANLIDIPVEIESPDHHYYHLAFFTNRNVSAYEELTWDYGIDFDDKDHPIKAFRCSCGSAFCHDKKQKGKGKKKKSGS